Proteins encoded in a region of the Candidatus Nitrosomarinus catalina genome:
- a CDS encoding collagen-like protein, with translation MSSQPRIEIQGQAPFKQSGVYEAQISIIDVKPSDDDIRAKKFTPLWRGNFHLKVKDGVFSEILGDSKNPLPSSVDNLNTIWIVVNDLFSSVYSVFDVTLRKTSEIAESQEKPAEKPAEKPAEKPAEKPSKPKRSTKNISISDNNAPRGIRGPSGDKGETGATGPTGDKGQSGPSGDKGDKGKTGPTGDKGDKGATGPTGDKGSTGDRGLSGDKGLSGQKGITGDKGDKGDKGVTGPPGDKGDKGATGPTGDKGQSGLKGATGPLGEKGPTGLPGDKGTSGIRGAPGDKGDKGPQGPPGDKGLTGPVGVPGEKGPTGTSGVQGEKGIQGSPGPIGDKGVTGPSGDKGPIGPPGPVGVKGITGPAGPLGDKGPLGPPGPLGDKGSKGPEGPSGDKGPQGPQGPAGAKGLTGVPGPQGEKGDKGPLGPIGEKGNTGASGPPGDKGPQGPQGTQGERGTTGPSGEKGPQGPQGIQGPQGERGPTGPIGSIGESGPIGGQGPVGPAGPRGPPGPPGEKGPSGGMSSEQKAIFKELLEILTNKDIISTEEQIKLMSYLY, from the coding sequence GTGTCTTCTCAACCGCGAATAGAGATTCAAGGGCAGGCTCCTTTTAAACAATCTGGAGTATACGAAGCTCAAATTTCAATTATTGATGTAAAGCCTTCTGATGATGACATTCGTGCCAAAAAATTCACTCCTTTATGGAGGGGAAATTTTCATTTAAAAGTAAAAGATGGTGTCTTTTCTGAAATACTGGGTGATTCTAAAAATCCTCTTCCTTCTTCAGTTGATAATTTGAATACAATTTGGATTGTTGTTAATGATTTGTTTTCTTCAGTATATTCTGTTTTTGATGTAACGTTAAGAAAAACTTCTGAAATTGCTGAATCTCAGGAGAAACCTGCAGAGAAACCTGCAGAGAAACCTGCAGAGAAACCTGCAGAGAAACCTTCTAAACCTAAACGCTCTACAAAAAATATTTCCATTTCTGATAATAATGCACCTCGAGGTATTAGAGGTCCCTCTGGAGACAAAGGTGAAACTGGTGCAACTGGTCCAACTGGTGACAAAGGTCAATCTGGTCCCTCTGGAGACAAAGGTGACAAAGGTAAAACTGGTCCAACTGGAGACAAAGGTGACAAAGGTGCAACTGGTCCAACTGGAGACAAAGGTTCCACTGGTGATAGAGGACTTTCTGGAGACAAAGGACTTTCTGGACAAAAAGGTATCACTGGAGACAAAGGAGACAAAGGTGACAAAGGAGTTACTGGCCCTCCTGGAGACAAAGGTGACAAAGGTGCAACTGGTCCAACTGGTGACAAAGGTCAATCTGGATTAAAAGGTGCAACTGGTCCTCTTGGAGAAAAAGGTCCAACTGGACTACCTGGTGACAAAGGAACTTCTGGAATCCGTGGAGCTCCTGGAGACAAAGGTGACAAAGGTCCACAAGGTCCTCCTGGAGACAAAGGACTAACCGGACCTGTTGGAGTTCCCGGAGAAAAAGGTCCAACTGGAACTTCAGGAGTTCAAGGAGAAAAAGGAATTCAAGGTTCCCCTGGCCCAATTGGTGACAAAGGAGTAACTGGTCCCTCTGGTGACAAAGGTCCTATTGGTCCACCTGGACCTGTTGGAGTTAAAGGAATAACCGGACCTGCTGGTCCTCTTGGTGACAAAGGTCCTCTTGGTCCACCTGGTCCTCTTGGAGACAAAGGAAGTAAAGGACCTGAAGGTCCCTCTGGAGACAAAGGTCCACAAGGTCCACAAGGTCCAGCTGGTGCTAAAGGATTAACTGGAGTCCCTGGACCTCAAGGTGAAAAGGGTGACAAAGGTCCTCTTGGCCCAATTGGAGAAAAAGGAAATACTGGTGCATCTGGTCCTCCTGGAGACAAAGGTCCACAAGGTCCACAAGGAACACAAGGTGAACGTGGAACTACTGGTCCCTCTGGAGAAAAAGGTCCACAAGGTCCACAAGGAATTCAAGGTCCTCAAGGTGAACGTGGTCCAACTGGTCCTATTGGTTCAATTGGAGAATCTGGTCCAATTGGTGGTCAAGGTCCTGTAGGACCTGCTGGCCCTAGAGGTCCTCCTGGTCCTCCTGGAGAAAAAGGTCCCTCTGGAGGAATGTCTTCTGAACAAAAAGCAATTTTCAAAGAACTATTGGAAATTTTGACAAATAAAGACATCATTAGTACTGAAGAACAAATTAAACTGATGAGTTATTTGTATTAA
- a CDS encoding tetratricopeptide repeat protein has protein sequence MNKLFGKKKKKVENKSDDGESKKIVTKETSLVDPSYNIKKLFKKGVNLMADEKLDDAVEVFQQALRIEPDNVEILMKLGYAEFHLDNHNDALKVYDKVLEVDVTNPEAWNLKGLVHYEQKKYAQALDAVNKAIESDKTYGMAWYNKACFLSLLNQVPESLQALKHSIEIDVKNARKSIRDKDFANVRIEEGFKRIQEVVVLESVRQGYHTLGAIVWTTFLDKADAELSLRKLLEKGLIVQNEKRDGLSKIPVYDLADNIAEKIGKEKIGLFGITKKKLPKPVKNLKKLSQSIQTAKEAIEEGDVGKTIEVFEEFIDPTKSGEQMIENFFEEHREIRLWKIRLNDRGEDYIIDNKDKMLEVFDNIEVTITKKLRDEIA, from the coding sequence GTGAATAAGTTGTTTGGTAAGAAAAAGAAAAAAGTAGAAAACAAATCAGATGATGGAGAATCAAAAAAAATAGTTACAAAAGAAACTAGTTTAGTAGATCCAAGTTACAATATTAAAAAATTATTTAAAAAAGGAGTTAACTTGATGGCAGATGAAAAGTTAGATGACGCTGTAGAAGTATTTCAACAAGCATTACGAATTGAACCAGACAATGTAGAAATTTTAATGAAATTAGGATACGCAGAATTCCATTTAGATAATCACAATGATGCATTAAAGGTATATGACAAAGTTTTGGAAGTAGATGTTACAAATCCAGAAGCATGGAATCTCAAAGGACTAGTTCACTATGAACAAAAAAAGTATGCTCAAGCTTTAGATGCAGTTAACAAAGCAATTGAATCAGATAAAACATACGGAATGGCATGGTATAACAAAGCATGTTTCTTATCATTGTTAAATCAAGTACCAGAATCATTACAAGCATTAAAACATTCAATAGAAATTGATGTAAAAAATGCAAGAAAATCAATTAGAGATAAAGACTTTGCAAATGTAAGAATTGAAGAAGGGTTCAAAAGAATTCAAGAAGTAGTAGTTTTGGAATCAGTCAGACAAGGATATCACACACTAGGTGCAATTGTATGGACAACATTTCTAGATAAAGCAGATGCAGAATTGTCTTTAAGGAAATTATTAGAAAAAGGACTAATTGTTCAAAATGAAAAACGTGATGGATTAAGTAAAATTCCAGTTTATGATCTTGCAGATAATATTGCAGAAAAAATTGGCAAAGAGAAAATTGGTTTGTTTGGAATTACAAAAAAGAAGTTACCAAAACCAGTTAAAAATTTGAAAAAATTGAGTCAATCAATTCAAACTGCAAAAGAAGCAATAGAAGAAGGAGATGTAGGTAAAACCATAGAAGTTTTTGAAGAGTTTATAGATCCAACAAAATCAGGAGAACAAATGATTGAAAACTTCTTTGAAGAACACAGAGAAATAAGATTATGGAAAATCAGATTAAACGATAGGGGAGAAGACTACATCATAGACAACAAGGACAAAATGTTAGAAGTCTTTGACAATATCGAAGTAACAATTACAAAGAAACTAAGAGACGAGATTGCTTAA
- a CDS encoding sulfurtransferase, with product MTQSVKITSDVDSVRSEIRDNSIRVIDVRREGDYKQDHIPNSVNLPLATLLSDDSPENVLKLVNSMGIDDETPVVVYDDTFGALASRVAWTLEWIGHSNVTLLETTYGNWKSLGLESDSKVPDVSKKDHSMNLQSDILATSDYLESAKTRDDVILIDNRERLNYLEQHIPGAISLPYRTLASDDKILRSKEDMKRLLGNRGVSGDSEIITYCGSVGTLSGLAYYALKSAELPNAKLYVRSFKEWKNLQKPTIKQEDANYWDLSAE from the coding sequence TTGACTCAATCAGTTAAAATTACTTCTGACGTTGATTCTGTCCGTTCAGAAATTCGTGATAATAGCATACGTGTAATAGATGTAAGACGTGAGGGTGACTACAAACAAGATCATATTCCTAATTCTGTAAATTTGCCCTTGGCAACATTATTGTCTGATGATAGTCCTGAAAATGTTTTGAAACTTGTAAATTCAATGGGAATTGATGATGAAACCCCTGTAGTTGTTTATGATGATACTTTTGGTGCACTGGCATCTAGAGTAGCTTGGACTTTGGAATGGATTGGTCATTCGAATGTCACTTTACTTGAAACTACATATGGTAATTGGAAATCATTAGGACTAGAAAGTGATTCAAAAGTTCCTGATGTTTCTAAAAAAGACCATTCGATGAATCTGCAATCTGATATTTTGGCAACATCTGATTATTTAGAATCTGCAAAAACTCGAGATGATGTAATTTTAATTGATAATCGAGAACGATTAAACTACTTGGAACAACATATTCCTGGTGCAATTAGTCTTCCTTATCGAACTCTTGCAAGTGATGATAAAATTCTTCGTTCCAAAGAAGATATGAAAAGATTGTTAGGTAATCGAGGTGTTTCAGGAGATTCAGAAATAATTACTTATTGTGGTAGTGTTGGTACCTTGTCTGGTCTTGCATATTATGCTCTTAAATCTGCAGAACTTCCAAATGCAAAATTATATGTTCGCTCCTTTAAGGAATGGAAAAATCTTCAAAAACCTACAATCAAGCAAGAAGATGCTAATTATTGGGATTTATCTGCAGAATAA
- a CDS encoding nitrite/sulfite reductase: protein MTISDLTHSKVDPVSPKINWARVDEADNFAETVKLYRQGKYDEDSFRRFRLQHGAYGTRMTSDYAMVRVKLPAGEIYPKQFEKLSKLSEQYSIGSAHFSTRENIQLHWVILEDVSEIFRSLAEVGLTSREACGNSVRNVMCSPLSGVCSDEKFDSTPYALATAKFFLRNPMAQSLPRKFKFNFTCCEKHGMVRMVDVGLIPEIQQVDGSEQKGFKIFLGGGLGNKSFVGHQLEDFTPEEDLLYTSIAVMRIFDRLGDRKNLARNRMRYLVNDMGWEKFQNLVLKERAIVRATQSVVTKLKVDTTPDKITRPLKISDETGGSAPDGYARWLKTNTVKQKQSDYRSVFITLEAGDITSNQLSALADIIRDFSSEGKARTGFVQNVALRYVHEDDLIGLYSKLLQSGLAKSGALTMTTPVGCSGTTSCNLALTNSHRLAKEIQRKFLELKLDEDDDLVDSSIKISGCPNSCGQHGIATIGFFGGGGRNGKDMYANYQMSLGGRFDGETMLGQTCLRVPAKRVIPVILKIIELFKENKKSDDTLKSWIHRIVNDSEDSAVKSINDIKKILEPLIVPPSIDDDPDFYLDYGSDTSYHTKTGKGECAA, encoded by the coding sequence TTGACTATCTCTGATTTGACTCATTCTAAAGTTGATCCTGTATCTCCTAAAATTAATTGGGCTAGGGTTGATGAAGCTGATAATTTTGCTGAAACTGTAAAATTATATCGTCAAGGTAAGTATGATGAAGATAGTTTCAGACGATTCCGATTACAACATGGTGCATACGGAACTAGAATGACTAGCGATTATGCAATGGTTCGTGTTAAATTACCTGCTGGTGAAATTTATCCAAAACAATTTGAAAAATTATCTAAACTTAGTGAACAATATTCTATAGGAAGTGCTCACTTTTCAACCCGTGAAAATATCCAACTACACTGGGTAATTTTAGAAGATGTTTCTGAAATTTTTAGATCACTTGCAGAAGTTGGTTTAACTTCTAGAGAGGCATGTGGTAATTCTGTTAGAAATGTAATGTGTAGCCCCCTTTCTGGCGTTTGCAGCGATGAAAAATTTGATTCAACTCCTTATGCTTTAGCAACTGCTAAATTTTTCTTACGTAATCCTATGGCTCAAAGTCTTCCACGTAAATTCAAATTTAATTTTACTTGCTGTGAAAAACATGGTATGGTTAGAATGGTTGATGTTGGTTTAATTCCAGAAATTCAACAAGTTGATGGTTCTGAACAAAAAGGTTTCAAAATTTTCTTAGGTGGTGGTTTGGGTAACAAATCATTTGTTGGACACCAATTAGAAGACTTTACTCCTGAAGAAGATTTACTTTATACTTCTATTGCTGTCATGAGAATATTTGATAGATTGGGAGATAGAAAAAATCTTGCTAGAAATAGAATGCGTTATCTTGTAAATGATATGGGTTGGGAAAAATTCCAAAATCTTGTATTGAAAGAAAGAGCAATTGTAAGAGCTACACAATCTGTAGTTACTAAATTAAAAGTTGATACCACCCCTGACAAAATTACTCGACCATTAAAAATTAGTGATGAGACTGGTGGCTCTGCCCCTGATGGTTATGCAAGATGGCTAAAAACTAATACTGTAAAACAAAAACAATCTGATTATCGTTCTGTGTTTATTACTTTAGAAGCAGGAGATATTACCTCAAATCAATTATCTGCTTTAGCTGACATTATTCGTGACTTTTCTTCTGAAGGTAAAGCTCGAACTGGCTTTGTCCAAAATGTTGCATTAAGATATGTTCATGAGGATGATTTGATCGGATTATATTCAAAATTATTGCAATCAGGACTTGCAAAATCTGGAGCCCTAACAATGACTACTCCTGTCGGTTGTTCTGGAACTACTTCTTGTAATCTAGCATTAACTAATTCTCATAGATTAGCAAAAGAAATTCAAAGAAAATTCTTAGAATTGAAACTTGATGAAGATGATGATTTAGTAGATTCTTCAATTAAGATTAGTGGATGTCCAAACTCATGTGGACAACATGGAATTGCAACCATTGGTTTCTTTGGAGGGGGTGGACGTAATGGTAAAGACATGTATGCAAATTACCAGATGTCTCTTGGTGGTAGATTTGATGGAGAGACTATGTTGGGTCAAACATGTCTACGAGTTCCTGCAAAAAGAGTGATTCCAGTAATTTTAAAAATAATTGAATTGTTTAAAGAAAATAAAAAATCTGATGATACCTTGAAATCTTGGATTCACAGAATTGTAAATGATAGTGAGGATTCTGCTGTTAAATCAATTAACGATATCAAAAAAATCTTGGAACCTCTAATTGTTCCTCCAAGTATAGATGATGATCCTGATTTCTATCTTGATTATGGTAGCGATACTAGTTATCACACAAAAACTGGTAAAGGTGAATGTGCTGCTTGA
- a CDS encoding sulfide-dependent adenosine diphosphate thiazole synthase has translation MQEATVAEQSSKIFTDVREVEITRAIANEFHDVLIDRAESDVIIIGAGPAGLTASRELSNLGYKVLVIEQNNYLGGGYWLGGYMMNPVTVREPAQKIWDELGVPYKKVQDGLYLTPGPHAVSKLIAGACDAGVKFLQLTKFDDLVLKNGRVAGIVVNWMPVSALPRNITCVDPVAFEAKIIIDASGHDSVGVKRLVDRGLAEWKGMEPMYVNDGEEHVVHKTGEVYPGLIAAGMSVTETHGLARMGPTFGSMLYSGKRAAEIAAEKIKELER, from the coding sequence ATGCAAGAAGCAACAGTTGCAGAACAATCTTCAAAAATATTTACAGACGTTCGTGAAGTTGAAATTACACGTGCAATTGCAAATGAATTTCATGATGTGTTAATTGACAGAGCAGAGTCAGATGTAATCATAATCGGTGCAGGTCCTGCAGGATTAACTGCTAGTAGAGAATTATCAAATTTAGGTTACAAAGTTTTAGTCATTGAACAAAATAACTATCTAGGAGGAGGTTATTGGCTAGGAGGATATATGATGAATCCAGTTACAGTAAGAGAGCCAGCTCAAAAAATATGGGATGAGTTAGGAGTTCCATACAAAAAAGTTCAAGACGGCTTATACTTAACACCAGGACCACATGCAGTATCAAAATTAATTGCAGGTGCATGTGATGCAGGAGTTAAATTCCTTCAATTAACAAAATTCGACGATCTAGTATTGAAAAACGGAAGAGTTGCAGGTATTGTTGTTAACTGGATGCCAGTATCAGCATTACCACGAAACATTACTTGTGTAGATCCAGTTGCATTTGAAGCTAAAATAATCATAGACGCATCAGGTCATGATTCTGTTGGAGTAAAAAGATTAGTAGATAGAGGACTTGCAGAATGGAAAGGAATGGAGCCAATGTATGTTAACGATGGAGAAGAGCATGTTGTTCACAAAACAGGCGAAGTATATCCAGGTTTAATTGCAGCAGGAATGTCAGTTACTGAAACTCATGGCTTAGCAAGAATGGGACCAACATTTGGTTCAATGTTGTATTCTGGAAAAAGAGCAGCAGAGATTGCAGCAGAAAAAATTAAAGAATTAGAAAGATAA
- a CDS encoding DUF6775 family putative metallopeptidase codes for MKISKIILYNEPSVSKLDLKNIQKFIMQTFGINSEIRENIFKKLNEKEYEKIANTRVFDLKKPFQKHKPSFKEISIESENLDMSREKEIPIYDGIEMKKVIEEIIPVAENIKNGLHIIFTNKLTVTFDFDDYKYHARAWVGSNPIIISTTGMIEAPAKPKQYYMDLVTNFSNELEETIREKYKGEFLEYDDDRLPEIIEGYLLQSIMYYETGDAFCNDTQCRLFNAHWQKDLFISQIKNQSLCNQHSKILNEMKNNR; via the coding sequence GTGAAAATTTCAAAAATTATATTATATAATGAACCATCTGTTTCAAAATTAGATTTAAAAAATATTCAAAAATTCATTATGCAAACATTTGGAATTAACAGCGAGATTAGAGAAAATATTTTTAAAAAATTAAATGAAAAAGAATACGAAAAGATTGCAAATACAAGAGTATTTGATTTAAAAAAACCATTTCAAAAACATAAGCCATCATTTAAGGAAATTTCAATTGAATCAGAAAATTTAGACATGTCCAGAGAAAAAGAGATTCCCATTTACGATGGAATTGAAATGAAAAAAGTTATTGAAGAAATCATACCAGTGGCAGAAAATATCAAAAATGGGCTTCACATAATTTTTACAAATAAATTAACAGTTACATTTGATTTTGATGATTACAAATACCATGCAAGGGCATGGGTAGGCTCAAATCCAATAATTATTTCAACTACTGGAATGATTGAAGCTCCAGCAAAGCCCAAGCAATACTACATGGATCTAGTAACAAATTTTTCAAATGAATTAGAAGAAACAATTAGAGAAAAATACAAAGGAGAATTTTTAGAATATGACGATGACAGATTACCGGAAATAATTGAAGGATATCTACTACAATCAATCATGTATTATGAAACAGGGGATGCTTTTTGTAATGATACTCAATGTAGGTTGTTTAATGCACATTGGCAAAAAGATCTATTCATTTCACAGATCAAAAATCAATCGTTATGCAATCAACATTCAAAGATTCTAAATGAAATGAAAAACAATAGATGA
- the trxB gene encoding thioredoxin-disulfide reductase, with product MMAADEGAAVLETNNDGPKIPDKKKTKFDVIIIGAGPSGYTAGIYCSRAGYDTLILSGILPGGQLVNTTEVENYPGFENGIMGPDLMIDMRKQSQRMGTTIIDDIAVDVDFRRAPYKVLTGSEEYESRAVIIATGANPKKMGITGEEEFSGKGVSYCATCDGPFFRNLELIVVGGGDSAIEEATFLTKFATRVHVVHRRDELRASKVMQERAMNNEKIQFHWNSEVIEINGDEKMQQAVLKNLKTNEEKTIKVGGLFVAIGHQPNTELFKNQIDLDDEGYIVLKNKTHTNMEGVFAAGDVHDRSYRQAITAAGYGCMAAIDVDKFLTENADK from the coding sequence ATGATGGCAGCAGATGAAGGTGCAGCAGTTTTAGAAACTAATAATGACGGACCAAAGATCCCAGATAAAAAGAAAACAAAATTCGACGTCATAATTATTGGAGCAGGACCGTCAGGATATACAGCAGGAATTTACTGTTCAAGAGCAGGATATGACACATTAATTTTATCAGGAATTTTACCAGGAGGTCAACTAGTCAATACCACAGAAGTAGAAAACTATCCAGGATTTGAAAACGGCATAATGGGTCCAGATTTAATGATAGACATGAGAAAACAATCTCAAAGAATGGGTACCACCATAATTGATGATATTGCAGTAGACGTAGATTTTAGACGTGCACCTTACAAAGTATTAACAGGTTCAGAAGAATATGAGAGCAGGGCAGTAATTATTGCAACAGGGGCAAATCCTAAAAAAATGGGCATTACAGGTGAAGAAGAATTTTCAGGTAAAGGAGTATCATATTGTGCAACATGTGATGGACCATTCTTTAGAAATTTGGAATTAATTGTTGTTGGTGGAGGAGATTCTGCAATTGAGGAGGCAACATTTCTTACAAAATTTGCAACTAGAGTGCATGTTGTACATAGAAGAGATGAATTAAGAGCAAGTAAAGTTATGCAAGAAAGAGCTATGAATAATGAAAAAATACAATTCCATTGGAATTCAGAAGTGATAGAGATTAACGGGGATGAAAAGATGCAACAAGCCGTTTTAAAAAATCTAAAAACAAATGAAGAAAAAACTATCAAAGTAGGAGGATTGTTCGTTGCTATCGGGCATCAACCAAATACAGAATTATTTAAAAATCAAATCGATTTGGATGATGAAGGATACATTGTTTTAAAAAATAAAACACATACAAACATGGAAGGGGTTTTTGCAGCAGGAGATGTACATGATAGAAGTTACAGGCAAGCAATTACAGCTGCAGGATACGGATGTATGGCAGCAATTGATGTAGACAAATTCCTTACAGAAAATGCAGACAAATAA
- a CDS encoding sulfurtransferase TusA family protein, translated as MSESDEKKLDATGLFCPEPVFRTKIELEKMQVGQIINVSADDPDAEEDISRWVTRNGHELLNLNKDGSVTTLKIKKLK; from the coding sequence ATGTCCGAGTCTGATGAAAAAAAATTAGATGCAACTGGATTATTTTGTCCAGAGCCTGTATTTAGAACAAAAATTGAACTTGAAAAAATGCAAGTTGGTCAAATTATAAATGTCTCAGCTGACGATCCCGACGCTGAAGAAGATATTTCTAGATGGGTTACTCGAAATGGACATGAATTATTAAATTTGAATAAGGATGGTTCCGTTACCACACTCAAAATTAAAAAATTAAAATAA
- the cofE gene encoding coenzyme F420-0:L-glutamate ligase, producing MKINPVHIDKEIISGDNLTKIILNSTDVCDGDILVIAQKIISKQEGRLVELSTVNPSLLSEGISSQYKKDPRVVELVLSESKRIVRMKNGLIITETKNGFICANSGIDESNVVNGFATLLPLNSDESAEQLRKEIFNETGKTVAIIISDTFGRPFRMGQTNCAIGISGLQPILDYSGTFDSFNRMLRVTAIAIADELSSAAELVMGKTTKCPVVIIRNYSFNSDKHSIQDLIRPENEDLFR from the coding sequence TTGAAAATAAACCCCGTTCATATTGATAAAGAAATTATCTCTGGCGATAATCTTACTAAAATTATTTTAAACTCTACTGATGTCTGTGATGGTGATATTCTTGTAATTGCTCAAAAAATTATCTCTAAACAGGAAGGAAGATTAGTTGAATTATCTACAGTTAATCCGTCATTGTTATCTGAAGGAATAAGTTCACAATACAAAAAAGATCCACGTGTTGTAGAATTAGTTTTATCCGAATCTAAAAGAATAGTGCGAATGAAAAATGGATTAATTATAACTGAAACCAAAAATGGGTTTATCTGTGCAAATTCAGGAATTGATGAAAGCAACGTTGTTAATGGATTTGCTACATTGCTTCCATTAAATTCAGATGAATCTGCAGAACAATTAAGAAAAGAAATTTTTAATGAGACCGGTAAAACTGTTGCAATAATAATTTCTGATACTTTTGGAAGACCTTTTAGAATGGGTCAGACGAATTGTGCAATAGGTATTTCTGGATTGCAACCTATTCTTGATTATTCTGGAACTTTTGATTCTTTTAATCGCATGTTGCGTGTTACTGCAATAGCTATTGCTGATGAACTTTCTTCAGCTGCAGAATTAGTTATGGGAAAAACAACTAAGTGTCCTGTAGTGATAATTCGTAACTATTCTTTTAATTCTGACAAACACAGTATTCAGGATTTAATTCGGCCTGAAAATGAAGACCTCTTTAGATAA
- the serB gene encoding phosphoserine phosphatase SerB — protein sequence MLIIFDVEGVLLDEEYLPILAEKLNKEDEIWEITKQGIQGKINWEEGLRTRVAALKGLDEKVCQEVADNLPIMTGAKEACRILKSAGWKIMAVSGGFTLMMDRLQKELGLDHVFCNDLIFKDGKLDGVKINVDSDKSKSAKIKIEEWGEKKENIVCVVDGANDIKLFDVSGLGIAYRAQDLVKDLATTTLEEKDLSKILDIINKHFKLELQTTV from the coding sequence TTGCTAATAATTTTTGACGTTGAGGGTGTATTATTGGATGAAGAATATCTTCCAATTCTTGCAGAAAAATTAAACAAAGAAGATGAGATTTGGGAAATAACTAAACAAGGAATTCAAGGTAAGATCAATTGGGAAGAAGGACTTCGAACTAGAGTTGCTGCATTAAAGGGATTAGACGAAAAAGTATGTCAGGAAGTTGCTGATAACTTACCTATTATGACTGGCGCTAAAGAAGCATGCCGAATTTTAAAATCTGCAGGTTGGAAAATCATGGCAGTTTCTGGTGGATTCACATTGATGATGGACAGATTACAAAAAGAATTAGGGTTGGACCATGTTTTTTGTAATGATTTGATTTTTAAAGATGGGAAATTAGATGGTGTAAAAATTAATGTTGATTCTGATAAATCAAAGTCTGCAAAAATAAAAATTGAAGAATGGGGTGAAAAGAAAGAAAATATTGTTTGTGTAGTTGACGGTGCAAATGACATAAAACTATTTGATGTTTCTGGGCTTGGAATTGCATATCGGGCTCAAGACTTGGTGAAAGATTTGGCTACTACCACACTTGAAGAAAAAGATTTGTCCAAAATTTTGGATATTATTAACAAGCATTTCAAATTAGAATTACAAACTACTGTCTAA